In the Candidatus Palauibacter polyketidifaciens genome, one interval contains:
- a CDS encoding acetyl-CoA C-acyltransferase, with translation MSDSERTPVIVSAARLPTGRFMGGLSSLAAPDLGGLAISAAVDRAGVDPEEIDDVIMGNVVQAGVGQAPARQAAIRGGVPVTVPAVTVNKVCGSGLKAVMLAAQAIKAGDARVVVAGGMESMSNAPYLLRGHREGVKFGDRSLVDGLIHDGLWCAFGTCHMGGHAEYTAHKAGVNREDQDAFALGSHEKAIRAIDGGEFAEEVVPVHIETRKGTVTIETDEPPRRGTSLEALAKLKPAFAGDAPPEVTEPSVTAGNAPGLNDGGAATLVTSEAYAAAHGLPVLGRIRAYSVGAMAPRDLFFAPVDAVRRLMTLDGTVVADYGLVEMNEAFAVQCLADARELGLDLDRVNVRGGAIALGHPIGASGAKILTTLLHAMRDRDIEQGMATLCLGGGNAVALSVERR, from the coding sequence ATGAGCGATAGCGAAAGAACCCCGGTGATCGTCTCCGCCGCGCGGCTCCCCACGGGTCGCTTCATGGGCGGACTCTCGTCCCTCGCGGCCCCGGACCTCGGCGGTCTCGCGATCTCGGCGGCGGTCGATCGGGCCGGAGTCGACCCGGAGGAGATCGACGACGTGATCATGGGGAATGTCGTGCAGGCGGGGGTCGGACAGGCGCCCGCCCGCCAGGCGGCGATCCGGGGCGGAGTACCCGTGACGGTTCCGGCGGTGACCGTGAACAAGGTCTGCGGTTCCGGCCTGAAAGCCGTCATGCTGGCGGCGCAGGCGATAAAGGCCGGCGACGCCCGGGTCGTCGTCGCCGGGGGGATGGAGTCGATGTCGAACGCCCCCTATCTCCTCCGGGGACACCGCGAGGGAGTGAAGTTCGGGGACCGGTCGCTCGTCGATGGTCTCATACACGACGGTCTGTGGTGCGCCTTCGGTACCTGTCACATGGGCGGCCACGCCGAGTACACGGCCCACAAGGCGGGCGTGAACCGCGAGGACCAGGACGCCTTCGCGCTCGGTAGCCACGAGAAGGCCATCCGCGCGATCGATGGGGGGGAATTCGCCGAAGAAGTCGTCCCCGTCCACATCGAGACGCGCAAGGGGACCGTGACGATCGAGACGGACGAGCCTCCGCGTCGCGGCACGTCGCTCGAGGCGCTCGCAAAGCTGAAGCCCGCCTTCGCGGGCGATGCTCCACCGGAGGTCACCGAGCCCAGCGTCACGGCCGGAAACGCGCCCGGCCTCAACGACGGGGGGGCGGCCACGCTCGTCACGTCCGAGGCGTACGCCGCGGCGCACGGCCTTCCGGTTCTCGGGCGGATCCGGGCCTACTCCGTGGGTGCGATGGCGCCCCGCGACCTCTTCTTCGCGCCCGTCGATGCCGTGCGGAGGCTCATGACCCTCGATGGGACGGTGGTCGCCGATTACGGACTCGTGGAGATGAACGAGGCGTTCGCCGTGCAGTGTCTCGCGGACGCCCGCGAACTGGGGCTGGATCTCGATCGCGTGAACGTCCGCGGCGGGGCGATCGCCCTCGGCCACCCGATCGGGGCTTCGGGCGCGAAGATCCTCACGACGCTCCTCCATGCGATGCGGGACCGCGACATCGAGCAGGGGATGGCCACCCTGTGTCTTGGCGGAGGCAACGCCGTCGCGCTGAGCGTGGAGCGGCGATGA
- a CDS encoding 3'-5' exonuclease — MTGMHFAPDGVLVRKALRRLEDGPRSSVDLAAEVFGMHGCPPTMAGRLVAQLLEGIPEVARDGEDGDAWRLAGGSRRTRNPAARGLRDLRYAVVDVETNGGVAGGHGRVVEIAIVNVDRGAIGGCYSTLVDAGVAIPPWITRLTGIRTEMTHGAPSFSQICDPVREHLRGRVFVAHNAAYDWGFVRAEMRRAGAGLPRGPRLCTVHMARRLLPGLERRGLDSVADYYGIEIRERHRARGDAVATARILVRMLEDAERRGWTTWSALRKALGPVPRRGRARRRDRPSERVEPHERLHE, encoded by the coding sequence ATGACGGGCATGCACTTCGCGCCCGACGGGGTGCTGGTGCGCAAGGCGCTGCGCCGGCTCGAGGACGGTCCCCGCTCGTCCGTGGATCTCGCCGCCGAGGTTTTCGGCATGCACGGGTGTCCGCCGACCATGGCCGGGCGGCTCGTCGCACAGTTGCTCGAAGGGATTCCCGAGGTCGCCCGCGACGGGGAGGACGGCGATGCCTGGCGGCTTGCCGGGGGAAGCCGGCGGACCCGCAATCCGGCGGCCAGGGGGCTCCGGGACCTCCGATACGCGGTCGTGGACGTCGAGACCAACGGCGGTGTCGCGGGGGGGCACGGCCGGGTGGTGGAGATCGCGATCGTGAACGTGGATCGTGGCGCCATCGGCGGATGCTATTCGACGCTCGTGGATGCCGGCGTGGCGATTCCGCCGTGGATCACGCGCCTCACCGGCATCCGCACGGAGATGACGCACGGAGCACCGAGCTTCTCCCAGATCTGCGATCCGGTGCGCGAGCACCTCCGCGGCCGGGTTTTCGTCGCACATAACGCGGCCTACGATTGGGGCTTCGTGCGTGCCGAGATGCGGCGGGCAGGGGCCGGCCTCCCAAGGGGACCTCGGCTGTGCACGGTTCACATGGCGCGCCGACTGCTGCCGGGACTCGAGCGTCGAGGCCTGGACTCGGTCGCCGACTATTATGGGATCGAGATCCGCGAACGGCACCGGGCTCGGGGCGACGCGGTCGCGACGGCGCGTATCCTCGTCCGCATGCTCGAGGATGCGGAACGGCGGGGCTGGACGACGTGGTCCGCGCTCCGAAAAGCTCTCGGGCCGGTTCCGCGACGCGGGCGCGCCAGGCGGCGGGATCGGCCTTCCGAACGGGTTGAACCACACGAACGACTGCATGAGTGA
- a CDS encoding redox-sensing transcriptional repressor Rex, with amino-acid sequence MSGRISDSTVRRLSLYLRMLRDLERAGVEFVSSSQLAEPSGATSAQVRKDLSHFGSFGKRGRGYSVDGLVRALENILGLSRSWRLALVGVGKIGSALLGYGGLAARGFDVVAAFDVDEAKIGTRAHGLRIRPMRELRPVIAECGAEIGVVATPTEVAAEVAAELERSGVGAILNFAPIELSEVNGVPIRTVDIVLELEGLSYLMSEAGRRTGSDA; translated from the coding sequence ATGAGCGGCAGAATTTCCGATTCGACGGTTCGGCGCCTCTCCCTGTATCTCCGCATGTTGCGCGACCTCGAGCGAGCCGGCGTGGAGTTCGTGTCCAGTTCGCAGCTTGCCGAACCTTCAGGGGCCACCTCGGCCCAGGTCCGGAAGGATCTGAGCCACTTCGGCTCGTTCGGCAAACGCGGGCGCGGATACTCGGTCGACGGGCTCGTGCGGGCGCTGGAGAACATCCTCGGGCTTTCACGCAGTTGGCGGCTCGCGCTGGTGGGTGTCGGCAAGATCGGGTCCGCGCTCCTCGGGTATGGCGGGCTTGCGGCGCGCGGATTCGATGTCGTCGCGGCCTTCGACGTCGACGAGGCGAAGATCGGGACGCGGGCGCACGGGCTCAGGATTCGCCCCATGAGGGAACTCCGGCCGGTCATCGCCGAGTGCGGAGCGGAGATCGGGGTCGTCGCGACCCCCACGGAGGTCGCCGCCGAGGTCGCCGCGGAACTCGAGCGCTCGGGCGTGGGCGCGATCCTCAACTTCGCGCCGATCGAACTCTCCGAGGTGAACGGCGTGCCGATCCGGACCGTGGACATCGTGCTCGAACTGGAAGGCTTGAGCTATCTGATGTCCGAGGCGGGTCGGCGTACCGGGAGCGATGCATGA
- the rsmA gene encoding 16S rRNA (adenine(1518)-N(6)/adenine(1519)-N(6))-dimethyltransferase RsmA, with product MSAGKAERTRPKRALGQNFLVDPNIQRKIVRELDPRPRDVVLEVGPGHGELSQYLVGRCRRLVLVEKDRDLAGGLRARWGDRADVDVVEGDALRIGLSEFVRDAATVRVVSNVPYNITSPLVFAFLELEPAASRIVLTVQREVAERIVAPPGIKAYGALSVGVQAIAVASVAFRVGRQAFRPVPAVDSAVVRLEPRPDAAGVDRASLRTLTRACFNRRRKQLQKTLRTAPELSFAGDVEAVLGRLSIDPAVRPEMLDPPTFVRLAAALRAGKEGGASR from the coding sequence GTGAGCGCCGGGAAGGCCGAACGCACCCGGCCGAAGCGTGCGCTCGGCCAGAACTTCCTGGTCGACCCGAACATCCAGCGCAAGATCGTGCGGGAACTCGACCCGCGGCCCAGGGATGTCGTGCTCGAGGTTGGACCGGGGCACGGAGAGCTCAGCCAATACCTCGTCGGCCGTTGCCGTCGCCTCGTCCTCGTCGAGAAGGATCGCGATCTTGCGGGTGGGCTCCGCGCCCGCTGGGGGGACCGGGCGGATGTGGATGTCGTGGAGGGCGACGCACTTCGCATCGGACTCTCGGAGTTCGTGCGGGATGCCGCTACGGTGCGCGTGGTGTCGAACGTCCCCTACAACATCACGTCGCCCCTCGTCTTCGCCTTTCTCGAACTCGAGCCGGCGGCCAGCCGGATCGTGCTCACGGTGCAGAGAGAGGTGGCGGAACGCATCGTCGCGCCGCCGGGCATCAAGGCGTACGGCGCGCTCTCCGTCGGGGTGCAGGCGATCGCCGTCGCCTCGGTTGCCTTCCGCGTGGGCCGCCAGGCGTTCCGTCCCGTCCCCGCGGTCGATTCGGCGGTGGTTCGGCTGGAGCCGCGGCCGGACGCCGCCGGCGTGGACCGCGCGTCGCTCAGGACGCTGACGCGGGCGTGCTTCAACCGCCGCCGGAAGCAACTGCAGAAGACGCTGCGCACGGCTCCGGAGCTGAGTTTCGCCGGAGATGTGGAGGCGGTATTGGGGCGACTCTCGATCGATCCCGCGGTGCGGCCCGAGATGCTGGATCCTCCGACTTTCGTGCGCCTCGCGGCGGCGCTTCGGGCGGGAAAGGAAGGGGGCGCGTCGCGTTGA
- a CDS encoding SpoIIE family protein phosphatase: MKDGDAARILVLSSRPDILQAVADAAAEIDPPPEVRGLFGRPLTVLPTDLILVDIAEPRATMPYLHRRFGAASALVALVDGAWIDRLGSALAEDWTDYLFYPLNAAELGLVWQKHTSPAEAPDLNLDVDESGHIRVVFPSSVRYQRAVVERVVVACRHLADLDGETAFRLRVALGEAVANAILWGGGDRPGAVVRVSAKTHADGLRVKVSDEGSGFDPDAVPDPISAEGIGRPRGRGLFLLRQLADDVTFNETGNRVTLSFRGAPDPLVRIEPLLRRFADVTGLRFRLDRRFEDGSQVLFDSWANDEESNGPREVREAWPLGDAGRLRLVHDPASSGDAAATLLAGWIGAVAEGEHSRERLLARRLRRERVLAELEIARDLQLKLLPPPEDFRDLGRIAARCDPALSLGGDFYYLVRLADGCLGVMLGDVSSHGPSAALIMARTLSAVVLATRVEAEPAAVLDAMHGQLRAALDATEMYMTLFYGVIDPERGELRYANAGHPYAYLLGSDGTRRLAALDPPVGVATVRSYRQARVPSAGETLLAFTDGLAELSDPLETPDARVRRCIDRGDLDPELLVTALFADSDDEMRLDDRTAVAASL; this comes from the coding sequence ATGAAGGACGGAGACGCGGCCCGCATCCTGGTCCTCTCCAGCCGGCCGGACATCCTCCAGGCCGTCGCGGACGCCGCCGCCGAGATCGATCCGCCTCCCGAAGTGAGAGGGCTCTTCGGGCGCCCTCTGACGGTGCTCCCGACGGATCTCATCCTGGTGGACATCGCCGAACCGCGCGCGACGATGCCGTACCTGCACCGCCGCTTCGGCGCTGCGTCGGCCCTCGTGGCGCTCGTCGATGGCGCATGGATCGACCGTCTGGGCTCGGCGCTGGCAGAAGACTGGACGGACTACCTCTTCTATCCGCTCAACGCGGCCGAACTCGGGCTCGTGTGGCAGAAACACACCTCGCCCGCGGAGGCGCCCGACCTGAACCTGGACGTCGATGAGTCGGGGCACATACGCGTCGTGTTTCCCTCGAGCGTGCGCTACCAGCGCGCCGTGGTGGAGCGGGTCGTCGTGGCATGCCGGCACCTCGCCGATCTGGATGGCGAGACGGCGTTCCGACTCCGGGTCGCGCTCGGCGAGGCCGTGGCCAACGCGATCCTGTGGGGGGGCGGCGACCGTCCCGGCGCCGTCGTGCGGGTTTCCGCGAAAACACACGCGGACGGCCTGCGCGTGAAGGTCTCGGACGAGGGGAGCGGTTTCGATCCCGATGCCGTGCCGGACCCGATCTCGGCGGAGGGCATCGGGCGGCCCCGCGGGCGCGGCCTCTTTCTTCTGAGGCAGCTGGCCGACGACGTGACGTTCAACGAGACCGGAAACAGGGTCACGCTCTCGTTCCGGGGCGCGCCGGATCCCCTTGTGAGGATCGAACCTCTCCTGCGGCGTTTCGCCGATGTCACCGGTCTCAGATTTCGCCTCGACCGGCGGTTCGAGGACGGCTCGCAGGTGCTGTTCGACAGCTGGGCGAACGACGAGGAGTCGAACGGCCCGCGTGAGGTTCGGGAGGCGTGGCCGCTGGGCGATGCGGGACGGCTGCGGCTCGTCCACGATCCGGCGAGCAGCGGCGATGCTGCCGCGACGCTGCTCGCGGGCTGGATCGGCGCCGTGGCCGAGGGCGAACATTCGCGGGAGCGGCTCCTCGCACGACGGTTGCGCCGGGAGCGCGTGCTGGCCGAATTGGAGATCGCCCGGGATCTGCAACTGAAACTCCTGCCGCCCCCCGAGGACTTTCGCGATCTCGGACGGATAGCGGCCCGCTGCGATCCGGCGCTCTCTCTGGGCGGCGACTTCTACTATCTCGTCCGCCTCGCGGACGGCTGCCTGGGAGTCATGCTCGGCGACGTGAGCTCGCACGGCCCCTCCGCCGCGCTCATCATGGCCCGTACGCTGAGTGCCGTGGTCCTGGCGACGCGCGTGGAGGCCGAACCCGCGGCCGTCCTGGACGCCATGCACGGGCAGCTCCGGGCGGCGCTCGACGCGACCGAGATGTACATGACGCTCTTCTACGGAGTCATCGATCCCGAGCGCGGAGAACTGCGCTACGCGAACGCCGGTCACCCGTATGCGTACCTGCTCGGATCGGACGGGACGCGCCGTCTCGCCGCCCTGGATCCCCCTGTCGGCGTGGCCACGGTCCGGTCGTACCGGCAGGCACGGGTGCCGTCTGCCGGAGAAACGCTGCTGGCGTTCACCGATGGCCTCGCCGAGCTCAGCGATCCTCTCGAGACGCCGGATGCCCGGGTGCGGAGGTGTATCGACCGCGGGGACCTCGACCCCGAACTCCTCGTGACGGCTCTCTTCGCGGATAGCGATGACGAGATGAGGCTGGACGATCGGACGGCCGTCGCGGCTTCCCTGTGA
- a CDS encoding STAS domain-containing protein — protein sequence MTFSIETAGATTLVAVGGQLTINNRGEFKERVLARLADGDADFVIDFTEADYIDSSGLGVLVSLSKHIRDAGGRLTLAGLNEDLQRLFALTRLDSLFEIAESRAAALGES from the coding sequence ATGACGTTTTCGATCGAAACGGCGGGAGCCACTACCCTCGTCGCCGTGGGCGGACAGCTCACGATCAACAACCGCGGCGAATTCAAGGAGCGCGTGCTCGCGCGCCTGGCGGACGGGGACGCCGATTTCGTCATCGATTTCACCGAGGCCGACTACATCGACTCCTCCGGCCTCGGGGTACTCGTCAGCCTCTCCAAGCACATCCGCGACGCGGGCGGCCGCCTGACGCTGGCCGGGCTGAACGAGGATCTTCAGCGGCTCTTCGCCCTGACCAGGCTGGACTCGCTGTTCGAGATCGCCGAATCCCGGGCAGCGGCGCTCGGCGAATCCTGA
- a CDS encoding phosphate acyltransferase, which translates to MTSQPIPSGFIDRLRTRAGALERRIGFPEADETRTARAIRRLREEEWVRPVEIRAGADGLAKAAQRLAAGELDGVVAGAVHATADVIRAGLRVVGLADGVETVSAAFHMIFPAPAERVLTLTDAAVVPAPTPAQMAESASAACDAHRAVAGEEPVVAFLSYSTLGSAAGPAVERVREALDIFRRLRPEVAADGELQADAALVSDVAALKAPGSPVAGRANLLVFPGLDAANIAYKLLERLAGARALGPILQGLRRPLNDLSRGASVSDIVDVACITALMSPGSEG; encoded by the coding sequence GTGACGTCTCAGCCGATCCCATCCGGCTTCATCGACCGACTGAGGACGCGGGCCGGCGCCCTCGAGCGGCGCATCGGTTTTCCGGAGGCGGACGAGACCCGCACCGCGCGGGCGATTCGCCGGTTGCGGGAGGAAGAGTGGGTACGCCCCGTCGAGATCCGCGCCGGCGCGGATGGCCTCGCGAAGGCCGCGCAACGCCTCGCGGCCGGGGAACTGGACGGGGTCGTGGCGGGGGCCGTGCATGCGACGGCGGACGTCATCCGGGCCGGTCTGCGGGTCGTCGGTCTCGCCGATGGCGTGGAGACCGTCTCGGCCGCCTTCCACATGATCTTTCCCGCTCCCGCCGAGCGGGTGCTCACGCTTACGGACGCCGCGGTCGTCCCGGCGCCGACCCCGGCCCAGATGGCGGAGAGTGCTTCGGCGGCCTGCGACGCGCACAGAGCCGTTGCGGGGGAAGAACCGGTCGTTGCGTTTCTCTCGTATTCCACGCTTGGCTCGGCCGCGGGGCCGGCGGTCGAGCGTGTGCGGGAGGCGCTGGACATCTTCCGCCGCCTTCGCCCCGAAGTCGCGGCGGACGGTGAACTGCAGGCCGACGCGGCGCTCGTATCGGACGTCGCCGCGCTGAAGGCTCCCGGGTCTCCGGTGGCCGGGCGCGCGAACCTGCTCGTCTTCCCCGGCCTCGACGCCGCGAACATCGCGTACAAACTGCTCGAGCGACTCGCCGGGGCGCGCGCGCTGGGGCCGATCCTTCAGGGGCTGCGGCGACCGCTGAACGACCTCTCCCGCGGCGCCTCCGTCTCCGATATCGTGGATGTCGCTTGCATTACAGCCCTCATGTCACCCGGGAGCGAAGGATGA
- the coaD gene encoding pantetheine-phosphate adenylyltransferase yields the protein MNNAVAVYPGSFDPLTVGHEDIVRRSLRIVDRLIVAVAETATQAKSGLFGIDDRVDLIREVFADEPRVEATSFSGLLVNFARSREARIIVRGLRAVSDFEYEFQMALMNRSLWPEVEVLFMAPATRHTFLSSSLVREVGRLGGDVTDFVSPVVKARMDLAFER from the coding sequence ATGAACAACGCCGTCGCCGTGTATCCCGGGTCCTTCGACCCGTTGACGGTCGGACACGAGGACATCGTACGCAGGAGCCTGCGGATCGTGGACCGGCTGATCGTCGCCGTGGCGGAGACGGCCACGCAGGCGAAGTCGGGACTGTTCGGGATCGACGATCGCGTCGATCTGATCCGCGAGGTGTTTGCGGACGAACCGAGGGTCGAGGCGACGTCGTTCTCCGGCCTGCTCGTGAACTTCGCGCGGTCGCGCGAGGCCCGGATCATCGTCCGCGGGCTGCGGGCCGTGAGCGACTTCGAGTACGAGTTTCAGATGGCGCTCATGAACCGCTCCCTCTGGCCCGAAGTCGAGGTTCTCTTCATGGCGCCCGCCACGCGTCACACGTTCCTGAGCTCCTCGCTCGTGCGCGAAGTCGGACGTCTGGGCGGAGATGTGACGGACTTCGTGAGCCCGGTCGTGAAGGCCCGCATGGACCTCGCGTTCGAGCGCTAG
- the rsmD gene encoding 16S rRNA (guanine(966)-N(2))-methyltransferase RsmD, with protein MTRRLRIIAGDLGGRFIEAPRGRRTRPTAGRVREAWFSALAGDVDGARVADLYAGSGALGIEALSRGAAHVHFVESDRRAVALLRRNVAMLDLEDRSRVVRDDAIAWVDGQDAPHDMAGPGALFDLVFADPPYASAGGAQLVERFRIRPFASQLWVEHRPDAEWATAADWTREYGDTCVSRFRAPADASTRTL; from the coding sequence CTGACGCGCAGGCTTCGCATCATCGCCGGGGACCTGGGCGGCCGCTTCATCGAGGCCCCCCGTGGACGGCGCACGCGTCCGACGGCGGGGCGGGTGCGGGAGGCCTGGTTTTCCGCGCTCGCGGGGGATGTCGACGGCGCCAGGGTCGCCGATCTCTACGCCGGCTCCGGAGCGCTGGGGATCGAAGCGCTGTCGCGGGGCGCGGCGCACGTCCATTTTGTCGAGTCGGATCGCCGGGCGGTTGCGCTGCTGCGCCGCAATGTCGCCATGCTCGATCTCGAAGACCGATCGCGGGTGGTGCGGGACGATGCCATCGCATGGGTCGACGGTCAGGACGCACCGCACGATATGGCCGGTCCGGGCGCGCTCTTCGATCTGGTCTTCGCGGATCCACCGTACGCGTCCGCCGGCGGCGCGCAGCTCGTCGAGCGCTTCCGGATCCGTCCGTTCGCCTCACAACTGTGGGTCGAGCACCGCCCGGACGCCGAGTGGGCGACGGCGGCCGACTGGACGAGGGAATACGGTGACACCTGCGTCAGCCGGTTCCGGGCTCCGGCCGACGCGTCAACCCGAACACTCTGA
- the dnaG gene encoding DNA primase yields MSDSLVEDIRARADILEIVGEYVQLRRSGKSYRGPCPLHGGDGPNFAVDPQRQIFKCFVCGEGGDVFGFIMKHLGFDFPEAVRFVGARVGIEVPDREERREDPYAPLRGVLAFAAEWFRDRLREPAGAGARAYLQGRGLSLEEALDFGLGYADDEWRALRTAAARHGIEERALLELGLLATSERAEEPYDRFRGRLMFTIHDLRDRPIGFGGRILDAASDAPKYINSPESPVFHKGKELYGLNRARHAMRREGHAAVAEGFTDVIALHRAGLGFAVAGLGTSFTADQARRIGRYTKRAYLLYDSDLAGLRATFRTGDILLAAGVHPMVVSLPSGEDPDSLIRRDGPSAIRQLLDDAVDLLERKLQILRREGYLDRVEGRRRAVDGLLSTLRAVSDPALRDIYVDRAVEGLGIRRETLVDEIARLERSPPRRRSPAAEPGRARRGPSPASRTEYDFLLLLVRDPTLTRQAVRVGLAPGHMSDPRSRELFEILAAASDEGVDSPDWASASAAAGELAKTLRESDRELPDAARVFDAVVRRLLYRRHRERIEEIGRAIELAEPEQQRRLLDEKQELVRELRAAGESGAFMPAAEAGRTTATQR; encoded by the coding sequence GTGAGCGACAGCCTCGTAGAGGACATCCGCGCACGGGCCGACATCCTCGAGATCGTGGGAGAGTACGTTCAGCTTCGACGATCGGGGAAGAGCTATCGCGGACCCTGCCCGCTGCACGGCGGAGACGGTCCGAACTTCGCCGTCGACCCGCAGCGCCAGATCTTCAAGTGCTTCGTCTGCGGGGAGGGCGGGGACGTCTTCGGCTTCATCATGAAGCACCTCGGGTTCGATTTCCCGGAGGCGGTGCGCTTCGTGGGCGCGAGAGTCGGGATCGAGGTTCCCGACCGGGAGGAGCGACGCGAGGATCCGTATGCGCCGCTTCGCGGAGTGCTCGCCTTCGCGGCCGAGTGGTTCCGGGACCGGCTGCGCGAACCGGCCGGCGCCGGCGCACGCGCCTATCTCCAGGGGCGCGGACTTTCGCTGGAGGAGGCGCTCGACTTCGGGCTGGGCTACGCAGACGACGAATGGCGTGCGCTCCGCACCGCCGCGGCCCGGCACGGGATCGAGGAGCGGGCGCTGCTCGAGCTCGGGCTTCTTGCGACGAGCGAGAGAGCGGAAGAGCCGTACGACCGTTTTCGCGGGCGTCTCATGTTCACGATCCATGATCTGCGCGACCGCCCGATCGGCTTCGGTGGCCGCATCCTCGATGCCGCCTCCGATGCGCCCAAATACATCAATTCGCCCGAATCGCCCGTCTTCCACAAGGGAAAAGAGCTGTACGGACTCAACCGGGCGCGGCACGCCATGCGACGCGAGGGCCACGCCGCGGTCGCGGAGGGGTTCACCGATGTCATCGCACTGCACCGGGCCGGCCTCGGCTTTGCGGTCGCCGGGCTGGGGACATCCTTCACGGCGGACCAGGCTCGCCGCATCGGCCGATACACGAAACGGGCCTACCTGCTCTACGACAGCGATCTCGCCGGGCTGCGCGCGACGTTCAGGACCGGGGACATCCTGTTGGCCGCGGGGGTTCACCCGATGGTCGTGTCGCTCCCGTCCGGGGAAGATCCCGACTCCCTCATCCGCCGGGACGGTCCGTCCGCCATCCGGCAGCTTCTGGACGATGCGGTGGATCTTCTCGAGCGCAAGCTCCAGATCCTTCGCCGCGAGGGATACCTGGATCGGGTGGAGGGACGGCGTCGGGCGGTGGATGGCCTGCTCAGTACGCTGCGGGCGGTCTCCGATCCGGCGCTCCGCGACATTTACGTGGACCGGGCGGTGGAAGGCCTGGGGATACGGCGCGAGACGCTCGTGGACGAGATCGCGCGCCTCGAGCGTTCCCCACCTCGACGCCGTTCCCCGGCCGCCGAACCGGGACGCGCCCGGCGTGGACCCTCGCCGGCCTCGCGCACGGAGTACGATTTCCTCCTCCTGCTCGTTCGTGACCCGACGCTCACGCGGCAGGCCGTGCGCGTCGGGCTCGCGCCCGGTCACATGTCCGACCCGCGGTCGCGCGAGCTGTTCGAGATCCTGGCGGCGGCATCGGACGAGGGGGTCGATTCTCCCGACTGGGCGTCCGCCTCCGCCGCCGCCGGGGAACTGGCGAAGACGCTGCGAGAGTCCGATCGGGAGCTCCCGGACGCCGCCCGGGTCTTCGACGCCGTGGTGCGTCGCCTCCTCTACCGGCGGCATCGTGAACGGATCGAGGAGATCGGCCGCGCGATCGAGCTTGCGGAGCCGGAGCAGCAACGTCGATTGTTGGACGAGAAACAGGAACTCGTGCGCGAACTTCGGGCCGCGGGCGAGTCGGGAGCGTTCATGCCGGCCGCTGAAGCAGGGCGGACTACGGCCACGCAGCGATGA